In one window of Methanococcoides methylutens DNA:
- a CDS encoding 4Fe-4S double cluster binding domain-containing protein, which produces MGYNATPSHDVHIKVAAHLAGLGFIGHNTQVITSEYGPRVRWIAVLTDAELEPDEPYAHDLCAEQPRCQERSICVKSCPYQAIIPGPSQGVAPGEKVIRDKCVVAHKFDKDLEDKWAKHFQQISNFGFVSCTICNLVCPYGKADG; this is translated from the coding sequence ATGGGCTATAATGCCACACCAAGCCATGATGTACACATAAAGGTAGCAGCACATCTTGCAGGATTAGGTTTTATCGGACACAATACTCAGGTAATAACTTCTGAGTATGGTCCAAGAGTTCGATGGATAGCAGTATTGACCGATGCAGAACTCGAGCCGGATGAGCCATATGCTCATGATCTTTGTGCAGAGCAACCACGCTGTCAGGAAAGGTCAATATGTGTCAAAAGTTGTCCATATCAGGCTATAATTCCAGGTCCTTCTCAGGGGGTAGCTCCCGGTGAGAAGGTGATCCGCGATAAGTGCGTGGTGGCGCATAAATTTGACAAGGATCTCGAAGATAAGTGGGCAAAACACTTTCAACAGATCTCCAATTTTGGTTTTGTATCATGCACCATCTGCAACCTCGTGTGTCCTTATGGAAAAGCGGATGGCTAA